In a genomic window of Arthrobacter woluwensis:
- the ilvC gene encoding ketol-acid reductoisomerase produces MTELIYDDDADLTIVQGKKVAIVGYGSQGHAHAQNLRDSGVQVVIGLKEGSKSIAKAEDEGFEVKSVADAADWADLIMILAPDQHQRAIYNDSIKDKLTAGKTLAFAHGFNIRFGYIQVPEGVDVILVAPKAPGHTVRREYVAGRGIPDIIAVEQDATGTAWETAKSYAKAIGGTRAGVIKTTFTEETETDLFGEQAVLCGGVSQLVQYGFETLTEAGYQPQIAYFEVLHELKLIVDLMWEGGIAKQRWSVSDTAEFGDYVSGPRVIDPRVKENMAAVLADIQNGAFAKRFIDDQDNGAVEFKELRAKAEQHPIEAVGKDLRALFSWKQQDSDYVDGSAAR; encoded by the coding sequence ATGACCGAGCTGATCTACGATGACGATGCAGACCTGACGATCGTCCAGGGCAAGAAGGTCGCCATCGTCGGCTACGGCTCCCAGGGCCACGCCCACGCCCAGAACCTGCGCGACTCCGGCGTCCAGGTCGTCATCGGCCTGAAGGAGGGCTCCAAGTCCATCGCCAAGGCTGAGGACGAGGGCTTCGAGGTCAAGAGCGTGGCAGACGCCGCCGACTGGGCCGACCTCATCATGATCCTGGCGCCGGACCAGCACCAGCGCGCGATCTACAACGACTCCATCAAGGACAAGCTGACCGCGGGCAAGACCCTGGCCTTCGCCCACGGCTTCAACATCCGCTTCGGGTACATCCAGGTCCCCGAAGGCGTGGACGTCATCCTCGTCGCTCCGAAGGCTCCCGGCCACACGGTGCGCCGCGAGTACGTCGCCGGCCGCGGCATCCCGGACATCATCGCCGTCGAGCAGGATGCCACAGGCACCGCCTGGGAGACCGCGAAGTCCTATGCCAAGGCCATCGGCGGCACCCGTGCCGGCGTCATCAAGACCACCTTCACCGAAGAGACCGAGACGGACCTCTTCGGCGAGCAGGCCGTCCTCTGCGGTGGCGTGTCCCAGCTGGTCCAGTACGGCTTCGAGACCCTGACCGAGGCCGGCTACCAGCCGCAGATCGCCTACTTCGAGGTGCTGCACGAGCTCAAGCTGATCGTCGACCTCATGTGGGAGGGCGGCATCGCCAAGCAGCGCTGGAGCGTCTCGGACACCGCCGAGTTCGGTGACTACGTCTCCGGCCCGCGTGTCATCGACCCGCGCGTCAAGGAGAACATGGCGGCCGTCCTGGCCGACATCCAGAACGGCGCCTTCGCCAAGCGTTTCATCGACGACCAGGACAACGGCGCCGTCGAGTTCAAGGAGCTGCGCGCCAAGGCGGAGCAGCACCCGATCGAGGCCGTGGGCAAGGATCTCCGTGCTCTGTTCTCCTGGAAGCAGCAGGACTCCGACTACGTCGACGGTTCCGCCGCTCGCTGA
- the ilvN gene encoding acetolactate synthase small subunit, with protein sequence MSRHTLSVLVEDKPGVLTRVSGLFARRAFNINSLAVGPTEVPGTSRITAVVEAEGDLIEQVTKQLNKLINVIKIVELTSDASVQRDHILVKVRADAATRLQVTQAADLFRASVVDVSTDSLIIEATGHPEKITALLSVLEPFGIREIVQSGTLAVGRGPRSMSDRALRSA encoded by the coding sequence ATGAGCCGTCACACTCTCTCCGTGCTGGTGGAGGACAAGCCCGGCGTGCTCACGCGCGTCTCCGGCCTCTTCGCCCGCCGGGCCTTCAACATCAATTCCCTCGCCGTCGGCCCCACGGAGGTGCCGGGCACGTCCCGCATCACCGCGGTGGTCGAGGCGGAAGGTGACCTCATCGAGCAGGTCACCAAGCAGCTCAACAAATTGATCAATGTGATCAAGATCGTAGAGCTCACGAGCGACGCTTCCGTGCAGCGCGACCATATCCTGGTCAAAGTACGGGCCGATGCCGCAACGCGTCTGCAGGTCACCCAAGCCGCAGACCTGTTCCGCGCCTCCGTGGTCGATGTGTCCACCGATTCATTGATCATCGAGGCCACCGGTCATCCGGAGAAGATCACAGCACTGCTGTCAGTCCTGGAGCCCTTCGGCATCCGCGAGATTGTGCAGTCCGGCACCTTGGCCGTTGGACGGGGACCCCGCTCCATGAGTGACCGCGCTCTGCGGTCCGCCTGA
- a CDS encoding acetolactate synthase large subunit: protein MSKGSPISPTLLAAKSAKNAEKSERAVTAADDAAALSPVLGPNNVVPPTEMTGSQALVRSLEELGVKDIFGLPGGAILPTYDPLMASSLNHILVRHEQGAGHAAQGYAMVTGEVGVCIATSGPGATNLVTAIMDAHMDSVPMVAITGQVSSGVIGTDAFQEADIVGITMPITKHSFLVTDPDEIPRVMAEAFHLASTGRPGPVLVDFAKDAQVAKTLFSWPPKIDLPGYRPVLRGHSKQLREAAKLIGAAKKPVFYVGGGVLKGHACEELKELAELSGAPVVTTLMAKGAFPDSHPQHVGMPGMHGTVSAVTALQQADLLITLGARFDDRVTGVLKTFAPNAKVIHADIDPAEISKNRTADVPIVGSVKEIIPELTEVLRAYFEANGKPDLGAWWAFLNNLKETYPLGWTEPEDGLIAPQRVLQRIGELTGPEGVFVAGVGQHQMWAAQFIKYERPHAWLNSGGAGTMGYSVPAAMGAKVGNPDRVVWAIDGDGCFQMTNQELATCAINNIPIKVAIINNSSLGMVRQWQTLFYEGRYSNTDLNTGHDTVRIPDFVKLADAYGCAALRCEREEDIDATIQKALEINDRPVVIDFVVSPNAMVWPMVPSGVSNDQIQVARNMTPEWEEED, encoded by the coding sequence ATGAGCAAAGGATCGCCCATCAGCCCCACGCTGTTGGCTGCAAAGTCCGCGAAGAATGCGGAAAAGTCCGAGCGCGCCGTCACCGCTGCCGATGACGCAGCGGCCCTCTCTCCTGTCCTCGGGCCGAACAACGTTGTACCCCCAACGGAGATGACCGGCTCACAAGCACTCGTCCGCTCGCTCGAAGAACTCGGCGTCAAGGACATTTTCGGTTTGCCCGGTGGTGCCATCCTGCCCACCTACGACCCGTTGATGGCTTCCAGTTTGAATCACATCCTGGTCCGTCACGAGCAGGGAGCCGGCCACGCCGCGCAGGGCTATGCCATGGTCACCGGTGAGGTGGGCGTGTGCATCGCCACCTCCGGTCCTGGCGCCACCAACCTGGTCACCGCCATCATGGACGCCCACATGGACTCCGTGCCGATGGTCGCCATCACCGGTCAGGTCAGCAGTGGTGTGATCGGAACGGACGCCTTCCAGGAGGCGGACATCGTCGGCATCACCATGCCGATCACCAAGCACTCGTTCCTGGTCACGGACCCGGACGAGATCCCCCGGGTCATGGCCGAGGCCTTCCACCTCGCCTCCACGGGCCGTCCCGGCCCCGTCCTGGTGGACTTCGCCAAGGACGCCCAGGTCGCCAAGACCCTGTTCTCCTGGCCGCCGAAGATCGACCTGCCCGGGTACCGTCCCGTGCTGCGCGGTCACAGTAAGCAGCTGCGTGAGGCCGCCAAGCTGATCGGCGCCGCCAAGAAGCCCGTGTTCTACGTGGGCGGCGGCGTGCTCAAGGGCCATGCCTGCGAGGAGCTCAAGGAACTCGCCGAGCTGAGCGGCGCCCCCGTGGTCACCACCCTCATGGCCAAGGGCGCCTTCCCGGACTCCCATCCGCAGCACGTCGGCATGCCCGGCATGCACGGCACGGTGTCCGCGGTCACCGCACTGCAGCAGGCGGATCTGCTCATCACGCTCGGCGCCCGGTTCGACGACCGCGTGACCGGCGTGCTGAAGACCTTCGCGCCGAACGCCAAGGTCATCCACGCCGACATCGACCCGGCCGAGATCTCCAAGAACCGCACCGCGGATGTGCCGATCGTGGGCAGCGTCAAGGAGATCATCCCCGAGCTGACCGAGGTCCTCCGCGCGTACTTCGAGGCCAACGGCAAGCCGGACCTCGGCGCCTGGTGGGCGTTCCTGAACAACCTCAAGGAGACCTACCCGCTCGGCTGGACCGAACCGGAGGATGGCCTGATCGCCCCGCAGCGCGTGCTGCAGCGGATCGGCGAGCTGACCGGTCCCGAAGGCGTCTTCGTGGCAGGCGTCGGCCAGCACCAGATGTGGGCCGCGCAGTTCATCAAGTACGAGCGCCCGCACGCCTGGCTGAACTCCGGCGGTGCCGGCACCATGGGCTACTCCGTCCCGGCGGCCATGGGCGCCAAGGTCGGCAACCCGGACCGCGTGGTCTGGGCGATCGACGGCGACGGCTGCTTCCAGATGACCAATCAGGAACTCGCCACCTGCGCCATCAACAACATCCCGATCAAGGTCGCGATCATCAACAACTCCTCGCTGGGCATGGTCCGCCAGTGGCAGACCCTGTTCTATGAAGGCCGGTACTCGAACACCGACCTGAACACCGGCCACGACACCGTCCGGATCCCGGACTTCGTCAAGCTCGCCGACGCCTACGGCTGCGCCGCGCTGCGCTGTGAGCGGGAAGAGGACATCGACGCCACCATCCAGAAGGCCCTGGAGATCAACGACCGCCCCGTCGTGATCGACTTCGTGGTCAGCCCCAACGCCATGGTGTGGCCGATGGTGCCCTCCGGCGTGAGCAATGACCAGATCCAGGTCGCCCGGAACATGACCCCCGAGTGGGAAGAAGAGGACTGA
- the ilvD gene encoding dihydroxy-acid dehydratase, whose product MTAEPTPDIKPRSRVVTDGIHAAPARGMFRAVGMGDEDFAKPQIGVASSWNEITPCNLSLNRLALAVKEGVHAGGGFPMQFGTISVSDGISMGHDGMHFSLVSREVIADSVETVMQAERIDGSVLLAGCDKSLPGMLMAAARLDLASVFLYAGSIMPGWVRLEDGSEKEVTLIDAFEAVGACAAGRMSRGDLDRIERAICPGEGACGGMYTANTMACIGEALGMSLPGSAAPPSADRRRDDFARRSGEAVVNLLRLGITARDIMTKPAFENAIAVTMAFGGSTNAVLHLLAIAREAGVDLVLDDFNRIGDKVPHLGDLKPFGRYVMTDVDRIGGVPVIMRALLDAGLLHGDCLTVTGRTVTENLEAINPPDVDGKILRALDNPIHKTGGITILHGSLAPEGAVVKTAGFDADIFEGTARVFEREQGALDALDRGEIQKGDVVVIRYEGPKGGPGMREMLAITGAIKGAGLGKDVLLLTDGRFSGGTTGLCIGHVAPEAVDGGPIAFVQDGDRIRVDIAARSFDLLVDEDELAARKVGWAPLPARFTTGVLSKYAKLVNSASTGAYCG is encoded by the coding sequence ATGACCGCAGAACCCACTCCAGACATCAAGCCGCGTTCCCGGGTGGTGACGGACGGCATCCACGCGGCTCCGGCGCGCGGCATGTTCCGCGCCGTGGGCATGGGCGATGAGGACTTCGCGAAGCCGCAGATCGGCGTCGCGAGTTCGTGGAATGAGATCACCCCGTGCAATCTGTCGCTCAATCGCCTCGCGCTGGCGGTGAAGGAGGGCGTGCACGCCGGAGGCGGGTTCCCGATGCAGTTCGGCACGATCTCCGTCTCAGACGGGATCTCCATGGGTCACGACGGCATGCACTTCTCGCTCGTCTCCCGCGAGGTGATCGCGGATTCGGTGGAGACCGTGATGCAGGCCGAGCGGATCGACGGCTCGGTGCTCCTCGCGGGCTGCGACAAGTCCCTCCCCGGAATGCTGATGGCCGCCGCGCGCCTGGATCTCGCGAGCGTCTTCCTCTACGCGGGTTCGATCATGCCCGGTTGGGTCCGTCTGGAGGACGGCTCCGAGAAGGAAGTCACCCTCATCGACGCCTTCGAAGCGGTGGGCGCCTGCGCCGCGGGCCGGATGAGCAGGGGAGACCTGGACCGCATTGAGCGCGCGATCTGTCCGGGGGAGGGTGCATGCGGCGGCATGTACACGGCGAACACCATGGCGTGCATCGGCGAAGCACTCGGGATGTCCCTGCCCGGCTCCGCCGCGCCGCCCTCGGCCGACCGGCGTCGTGACGACTTCGCGCGGCGCTCCGGTGAAGCCGTGGTCAACCTGCTGCGGCTGGGCATCACGGCGCGGGACATCATGACCAAGCCCGCGTTCGAGAACGCCATCGCCGTCACCATGGCCTTCGGCGGCTCGACCAACGCGGTGCTGCACCTTCTCGCGATCGCGCGGGAGGCCGGCGTCGACCTCGTCCTCGACGACTTCAACCGCATCGGCGACAAGGTGCCGCACCTGGGCGACCTCAAACCGTTCGGCCGCTACGTGATGACCGACGTCGACCGCATCGGCGGCGTCCCGGTCATCATGCGGGCGCTGCTCGACGCCGGCCTCCTCCACGGCGACTGCCTCACCGTCACCGGTCGCACCGTGACCGAGAACCTCGAGGCGATCAACCCGCCGGATGTGGACGGCAAGATCCTGCGGGCTCTCGACAATCCGATCCACAAGACCGGCGGCATCACCATCCTGCACGGATCGCTCGCCCCGGAGGGCGCCGTGGTCAAGACCGCGGGCTTCGACGCCGACATCTTCGAAGGCACGGCCCGCGTCTTCGAGCGGGAGCAGGGCGCCCTCGACGCGCTGGACCGCGGCGAGATCCAGAAGGGCGACGTCGTCGTCATCCGCTACGAGGGCCCCAAGGGCGGCCCGGGCATGCGCGAGATGCTCGCCATCACCGGCGCGATCAAGGGCGCGGGCCTCGGCAAGGACGTCCTGCTGCTGACGGACGGGCGCTTCTCCGGCGGCACCACCGGGCTCTGCATCGGACACGTCGCGCCGGAAGCCGTCGACGGCGGGCCCATCGCCTTCGTCCAGGACGGCGACCGGATCCGGGTGGACATCGCGGCCCGGTCCTTCGATCTCCTGGTGGACGAGGACGAGCTCGCGGCCCGCAAGGTGGGCTGGGCGCCTCTGCCGGCGCGCTTCACCACGGGCGTCCTCTCCAAGTACGCCAAGCTGGTCAATTCGGCGTCCACGGGCGCGTACTGCGGCTAG
- a CDS encoding APC family permease: protein MSETPALARRLGTLDAVLIGLGSMIGAGVFAAFTPAAAAAGSGPLIGLLVAAFVAFCNASSSAQLAAAYPASGGSYLYGRERIGPWAGFLAGWGFVIGKTASAAAMAMTFAAYVAPPGWERPVAILAVIALAAVNYRGITRTARLTRILMVLVLAALTIIVAACWAGSSPDLGKVAGEGLLAHGWYGILQSAGLLFFAFAGYARIATLSEEVREPRRTIPRAILIALAVTAVVYATVAVTLLATLGPSGVAAEPAPLAAAVASGNAAWATPVVRAGAAVAALGALLALIAGLGRTSLAMAREHDLPHWLAAVHPRYRVPHRAEVTVAVAICGIIAVADLQGAIGFSSFGVLIYYLVANLAAFTQVGADRRYPRVFQVLGALACVGLAATLPLPSVVAGAAVFAVGVIVRWIRIARTS from the coding sequence ATGAGTGAGACCCCTGCGCTGGCACGCCGTCTCGGCACCCTCGACGCCGTGCTGATCGGGCTCGGGTCCATGATCGGCGCCGGAGTGTTCGCGGCCTTCACCCCGGCGGCTGCGGCGGCCGGGTCGGGGCCGCTCATCGGACTGCTGGTGGCCGCGTTCGTGGCCTTCTGCAATGCGAGCTCCTCGGCGCAGCTCGCCGCGGCGTATCCGGCCTCGGGCGGCAGCTACCTCTACGGCAGGGAGAGGATCGGTCCGTGGGCCGGATTCCTGGCCGGCTGGGGGTTCGTGATCGGTAAGACCGCGAGCGCCGCCGCCATGGCCATGACGTTCGCCGCGTATGTCGCGCCGCCCGGCTGGGAACGCCCGGTGGCCATCCTGGCGGTGATCGCGCTCGCCGCGGTGAACTACCGCGGCATCACCCGGACCGCTCGGCTGACCCGCATCCTCATGGTCCTGGTCCTGGCCGCGCTGACCATCATCGTCGCCGCCTGCTGGGCGGGATCCTCCCCCGATCTGGGCAAGGTCGCCGGAGAAGGTCTCCTGGCGCACGGCTGGTACGGCATTCTGCAGTCCGCAGGGCTGCTGTTCTTCGCGTTCGCCGGGTACGCCCGCATCGCGACCCTGAGCGAGGAGGTCCGCGAACCCCGGCGGACCATCCCCCGTGCCATCCTCATCGCCCTGGCCGTGACCGCCGTCGTGTACGCGACGGTGGCCGTCACGCTGCTCGCCACGCTCGGACCGTCCGGCGTCGCCGCGGAACCAGCACCGCTCGCCGCTGCCGTCGCGTCGGGAAACGCTGCCTGGGCGACGCCGGTCGTGCGCGCCGGAGCGGCGGTCGCCGCGCTCGGGGCTCTGCTCGCCCTCATCGCCGGTCTCGGAAGGACGAGTCTGGCGATGGCCCGCGAACACGACCTGCCCCACTGGCTCGCGGCCGTGCACCCCCGGTACCGGGTGCCGCACCGGGCCGAGGTGACGGTCGCCGTCGCGATCTGCGGGATCATCGCGGTGGCAGATCTCCAGGGAGCCATCGGCTTCTCGTCCTTCGGCGTGCTGATCTATTACCTCGTGGCCAACCTCGCCGCATTCACCCAAGTGGGCGCGGACCGCCGGTATCCGCGCGTGTTCCAGGTCCTCGGCGCGCTGGCCTGCGTCGGACTGGCCGCGACCCTGCCCCTGCCGTCCGTGGTCGCCGGGGCGGCGGTGTTCGCCGTCGGCGTCATCGTGCGCTGGATCCGCATCGCCAGGACCTCTTGA
- the bcp gene encoding thioredoxin-dependent thiol peroxidase, translated as MPTSTTPRLTPGTPAPDFTLKNAQGDDVTLSSLRGQRVILFFYPQADTPACAQQACDFRDNVARFGQEGYTVLGISPDSVDKLAAWDQREHFGYTMLADEGHLVAERYAVWGEKLNYGKPYQGIIRSTFVIDEGGNVAVAQYNVRAKGHVAKLRRDLKLPA; from the coding sequence TTGCCCACGTCCACCACTCCGCGCCTCACGCCGGGAACCCCGGCTCCGGACTTCACACTGAAGAACGCCCAGGGCGACGACGTCACGCTCTCCTCGCTCCGCGGCCAGCGGGTCATCCTCTTCTTCTACCCGCAGGCCGACACCCCGGCGTGTGCGCAGCAGGCCTGCGACTTCCGCGACAACGTGGCGCGTTTCGGTCAGGAGGGCTACACCGTGCTGGGCATCTCCCCCGACTCGGTGGACAAGCTCGCCGCCTGGGACCAGCGGGAGCACTTCGGCTACACGATGCTGGCCGATGAGGGCCACCTCGTGGCGGAGCGCTATGCCGTCTGGGGCGAGAAGCTCAACTACGGCAAGCCGTACCAGGGGATCATCCGCAGCACCTTCGTGATCGACGAGGGCGGGAACGTCGCGGTGGCCCAGTACAACGTGCGCGCCAAGGGCCACGTGGCCAAGCTGCGCCGGGACCTCAAGCTCCCCGCCTAA
- a CDS encoding ABC transporter substrate-binding protein, producing the protein MKPVAPARSVRVPRTRRLLAAASAAVVLLSGCTPTTTPEPSISSSTAPTKAFRFGTPAPPVGLDPALTSDLESYRVTRQVLEGLLTVDAITGKPAPSLATEWKASDDGLRYDFTLRQGVSFQDGTPFNAQAVCANFQRWYKLSPALRKESSATFGTIFRGYSDEPAKSIYRGCTTKDAHHVSIDLAEPFTGFLQSLTMPSLAISSPKALTEGKADALTQTKAGTKVSAYGTHPVGTGPFQFASWDDSEVTLKANPRYWGDRGEIGTVTFRVISHPEVRREALDKGEIDAYDNITVDTMEALVKKGQQVVQRDPFSVMYLGMNQSVAPLNNLKVRQAIEYAVDKNTIVRRFYLDGTAQATQFVPPRLSGFNNGAPALGYDPNKAKALLKEAGYDGKPIPFYYPVNVTRAYLPSPEKVYAEIARELTAVGLVIKPVPVPWTDGYAQKVTSAGTHGLHLFGWNGSYADPDNFLSPLFGSTRSEFGYTDADVFKDIARARTLPDGDERSTLYRSINEGIAKALPALPIAYPISALAMSDRVVSYPSSPVLNEVFSKVKLKG; encoded by the coding sequence ATGAAGCCAGTGGCCCCAGCCCGCTCCGTCCGTGTTCCGCGCACGCGGCGCCTGCTGGCGGCCGCCAGTGCCGCCGTCGTCCTTCTCAGTGGCTGTACGCCCACCACGACGCCCGAGCCGAGCATCAGCTCCTCCACCGCCCCCACCAAGGCGTTCCGCTTCGGAACTCCGGCGCCGCCTGTGGGCCTCGACCCGGCGCTCACCTCCGATCTGGAGTCCTACCGGGTGACCCGGCAGGTGCTGGAGGGCCTCCTGACCGTCGACGCCATCACGGGCAAGCCCGCGCCGTCTCTCGCCACTGAATGGAAGGCGTCCGACGACGGTCTGCGCTACGACTTCACCCTCCGCCAGGGCGTGAGCTTCCAGGACGGGACCCCCTTCAACGCCCAGGCCGTCTGCGCCAATTTCCAGCGCTGGTACAAGCTGAGCCCGGCCCTCCGCAAGGAGAGCAGCGCGACCTTCGGCACGATCTTCCGCGGCTATTCGGACGAACCGGCCAAATCGATCTACCGGGGCTGCACCACCAAGGACGCCCATCATGTCTCGATCGATCTGGCGGAACCCTTCACCGGTTTCCTCCAGTCGCTCACGATGCCGTCGCTGGCGATCTCCTCCCCCAAGGCCCTCACCGAGGGCAAGGCCGACGCCCTCACGCAGACCAAGGCCGGAACGAAGGTGTCCGCCTATGGCACCCACCCCGTGGGGACCGGGCCCTTCCAGTTCGCGTCCTGGGACGACTCCGAGGTCACTCTGAAGGCCAACCCGCGGTACTGGGGCGACCGTGGCGAGATCGGCACCGTGACATTCCGCGTCATCTCGCACCCCGAGGTGCGCCGCGAAGCCCTCGACAAGGGTGAGATCGACGCCTACGACAACATCACCGTGGACACCATGGAGGCCCTGGTCAAAAAGGGTCAGCAGGTGGTCCAGCGCGACCCCTTCTCCGTGATGTACCTGGGCATGAACCAGTCCGTGGCCCCGCTGAACAATCTCAAGGTCCGGCAGGCCATCGAGTACGCCGTGGACAAGAACACGATCGTGCGGCGCTTCTACCTGGATGGCACCGCCCAGGCGACGCAGTTCGTCCCGCCGCGGCTGTCCGGTTTCAACAACGGCGCCCCGGCGCTCGGCTACGACCCGAACAAGGCCAAGGCCCTCCTCAAGGAGGCCGGCTACGACGGCAAGCCCATCCCGTTCTACTACCCGGTCAACGTGACCCGGGCGTACCTGCCGTCCCCGGAGAAGGTCTACGCAGAGATCGCCCGCGAGCTGACCGCCGTCGGCCTGGTGATCAAGCCGGTGCCCGTCCCCTGGACGGACGGCTACGCGCAGAAGGTGACCTCGGCGGGAACCCACGGCCTTCACCTGTTCGGCTGGAACGGCTCGTACGCCGATCCGGACAACTTCCTCTCGCCGCTTTTCGGCTCCACGCGCAGTGAGTTCGGTTACACCGACGCGGACGTCTTCAAGGACATCGCACGTGCCCGCACCCTCCCGGACGGGGACGAACGCTCCACGCTCTACCGCTCCATCAACGAGGGGATCGCGAAGGCGCTGCCCGCCCTGCCCATCGCCTATCCGATCTCGGCTCTGGCGATGTCGGACCGCGTGGTGAGCTACCCTTCGTCCCCCGTTCTGAACGAAGTCTTTTCGAAGGTAAAACTCAAAGGATAA
- a CDS encoding malate:quinone oxidoreductase: MTFISKTSSADVVLIGGGIMSATLGAFLKQLQPDWSIVLYERLDQAGLESSDPWNNAGTGHSAFCELNYMPQAKDGSVNPAKALGIAEGFQLSRQFWSHLVSEQLIGSPKGFINTVPHMSFVLGDDHSDYLKKRYEALKPHPLFSTMEHSEDAATIGGWAPLVMEGRQPGRFAATRVAEGTDVDFGALSRELTAYLERSGVEVNYFHDVTDLEKLSFGRGWQVSTRHLGSNERGSVKAKFVFVGAGGGALHLLQASGIPESKGYGGFPVSGKFFRCTDETVTAQHNAKVYGQASVGAPPMSVPHLDTRYVGGQRSLLFGPYGGFSTNFLKNGSYWDLPGSVRPNNIVPMLGVAKDNLDLVAYLVKEVTKSHGAKVEALREYYPKADGDKWELITAGQRVQIIKKDPKRGGALQFGTEVITSRDGSIGALLGASPGASTAVPIMLELLKRSFPAQFKGWEGKIKEMLPGYGVRLNDNPELARELAAHTATVLQLDEANTVRTAQ; the protein is encoded by the coding sequence GTGACCTTCATTTCCAAGACTTCCTCCGCCGACGTCGTCCTCATCGGTGGAGGCATCATGAGCGCCACCCTCGGTGCGTTCCTCAAGCAGCTCCAGCCGGACTGGTCGATCGTGCTCTACGAGCGCCTCGACCAGGCGGGCCTGGAAAGCTCCGATCCCTGGAACAACGCGGGCACCGGCCACTCCGCCTTCTGCGAGCTGAACTACATGCCGCAGGCCAAGGACGGTTCCGTGAACCCGGCCAAGGCGCTCGGCATCGCCGAAGGTTTCCAGCTCTCCCGGCAGTTCTGGTCCCACCTGGTCTCCGAACAGCTCATCGGCTCCCCCAAGGGCTTCATCAACACCGTGCCGCACATGAGCTTCGTGCTCGGTGACGACCACTCCGATTACCTCAAGAAGCGCTACGAGGCCCTGAAGCCGCACCCGCTCTTCTCCACCATGGAGCACAGCGAGGACGCCGCGACCATCGGGGGCTGGGCACCCCTGGTGATGGAAGGCCGTCAGCCGGGCCGCTTCGCCGCCACCCGCGTGGCCGAGGGCACCGACGTCGACTTCGGCGCCTTGAGCCGCGAACTCACCGCGTACCTGGAGCGCTCCGGCGTGGAGGTCAACTACTTCCACGACGTCACCGACCTGGAGAAGCTGTCCTTCGGCCGCGGCTGGCAGGTCTCCACCCGTCACCTGGGATCCAACGAACGGGGCAGCGTCAAGGCCAAGTTCGTCTTCGTGGGCGCCGGGGGCGGCGCACTGCACCTGCTCCAGGCCTCCGGCATCCCCGAGTCCAAGGGCTACGGCGGATTCCCGGTGTCCGGCAAGTTCTTCCGCTGCACCGACGAGACCGTCACCGCGCAGCACAACGCCAAGGTCTATGGCCAGGCCTCCGTGGGCGCCCCGCCCATGTCCGTGCCGCACCTCGACACCCGCTATGTGGGCGGCCAGCGCTCCCTGCTGTTCGGCCCGTACGGGGGCTTCTCCACCAACTTCCTCAAGAACGGCTCGTACTGGGACCTCCCCGGCAGCGTGCGCCCCAACAACATCGTGCCGATGCTGGGCGTCGCCAAGGACAACCTGGACCTGGTCGCGTACCTGGTCAAGGAGGTCACCAAGAGCCATGGCGCCAAGGTCGAGGCCCTGCGCGAGTACTACCCCAAAGCCGACGGCGACAAGTGGGAACTGATCACGGCCGGCCAGCGCGTGCAGATCATCAAGAAGGATCCCAAGCGTGGCGGCGCCCTGCAGTTCGGGACCGAGGTCATCACGAGCCGTGACGGCTCGATCGGCGCCCTGCTCGGCGCCTCCCCCGGAGCCTCCACCGCGGTTCCGATCATGCTCGAGCTCCTCAAGCGCTCCTTCCCCGCGCAGTTCAAGGGCTGGGAAGGCAAGATCAAGGAGATGCTCCCCGGCTACGGCGTGCGCCTGAACGACAACCCGGAACTGGCCCGTGAGCTGGCAGCCCACACCGCCACCGTGCTCCAGCTGGACGAGGCCAATACCGTCAGGACCGCACAGTAA